In Wolinella succinogenes DSM 1740, a single genomic region encodes these proteins:
- a CDS encoding AAA family ATPase, whose protein sequence is MHEAIIRLKNELQKALIGQESVVDALLIGLFTQGHILLEGVPGLAKTTAIKALSRALGLSLKRLQFTPDLLPSDILGAEVYNPKERDFYIKKGPIFAHLILADEINRAPAKVQSALLEAMQERQVTLGSESFVLPEPFLVMATQNPIEQEGAYALPEAQLDRFMMKVEVGYGRYEEELLIAQIGSKNLWQQPRTLLGIEEVMRLGEAILRIHCDEEVERYMVDLVQATREPEHYGLPKLKEKLRYGASPRGTIDLFKATKALAFLKGKDYVSPVDVAELLLPVLGHRLTLSYAAKAEGITPRSILEEVLGAVKIP, encoded by the coding sequence ATGCACGAAGCAATCATCCGTCTCAAAAATGAGCTTCAAAAGGCTCTCATCGGTCAAGAGAGCGTGGTGGACGCGCTTCTTATTGGACTCTTCACGCAAGGCCACATCCTTTTAGAGGGAGTGCCGGGGTTGGCTAAAACCACAGCCATCAAGGCACTCTCACGAGCGCTTGGGCTCTCTTTGAAGCGACTTCAATTCACTCCTGATCTTCTTCCAAGCGATATTCTTGGTGCTGAAGTCTATAACCCCAAAGAGCGAGATTTTTATATTAAAAAAGGGCCGATTTTTGCCCATCTAATTCTCGCCGATGAGATCAATCGAGCTCCTGCTAAGGTGCAATCAGCGCTTTTAGAGGCGATGCAGGAGCGACAGGTAACGCTAGGTTCAGAGAGTTTTGTTCTCCCTGAGCCTTTTTTGGTTATGGCGACCCAAAATCCCATTGAGCAAGAGGGAGCATACGCGCTTCCTGAGGCTCAGCTGGATCGATTCATGATGAAGGTGGAGGTGGGGTATGGAAGATATGAGGAGGAGCTCTTAATCGCCCAAATTGGCTCTAAGAATCTATGGCAACAGCCTCGCACTCTGCTAGGAATCGAAGAGGTTATGCGTCTTGGAGAAGCGATACTAAGAATTCATTGTGATGAGGAGGTGGAGCGCTACATGGTGGATTTGGTTCAGGCCACCAGGGAGCCTGAGCATTATGGATTGCCCAAACTCAAAGAGAAGCTGCGCTATGGGGCGAGCCCTAGGGGGACGATCGACCTTTTCAAGGCGACCAAAGCGCTAGCCTTTTTAAAAGGCAAAGATTATGTCTCGCCCGTGGATGTGGCGGAGCTTTTGCTTCCCGTGCTGGGTCATAGACTCACCCTCTCCTACGCCGCCAAGGCGGAAGGAATCACGCCTAGATCGATTCTAGAGGAGGTGCTTGGAGCCGTGAAGATTCCATGA
- a CDS encoding beta-ketoacyl-ACP synthase III gives MYASLRSIGAYIPQKAFTNADMEKMVETSDEWIKKRTGIKTRHFAEANEATSDLATKAAKVAMERAGVKPEEIDMLITATISPDYLCMPSTACVIAHNLGIEDKPAFDISAACSGFIYLLSIAKAYIESGMAKTILVIGAEKLSAITDFTDRSTCVLFGDGAGAAIIGVTDSKEEAILDVNIAANGKYQDFLMTPGCGSRHPASQEVIDQRLQFMKMKGNETFKLAVKTLSNDVKEILERNHLTSKEIHHFIPHQANYRIIKAVGDLLDFTPEQIAITVDRFGNTSAASIPMAMNALYEEGRLKNGEKVLLDAFGGGLTWGSAILTFCGR, from the coding sequence TTGTACGCATCACTCCGCTCCATAGGAGCTTATATACCCCAGAAAGCCTTCACCAATGCCGATATGGAGAAGATGGTGGAGACCAGCGATGAGTGGATTAAAAAGCGCACGGGAATCAAGACGCGCCATTTTGCTGAGGCCAACGAGGCTACAAGCGATCTAGCGACCAAGGCGGCCAAAGTCGCCATGGAGCGCGCTGGTGTGAAGCCTGAAGAGATTGATATGCTCATCACGGCGACCATCTCTCCTGATTACCTCTGTATGCCCTCCACTGCCTGTGTGATCGCGCACAATTTGGGGATAGAGGACAAGCCTGCTTTCGACATTTCAGCGGCTTGCAGTGGGTTCATCTATCTCCTCTCTATCGCCAAAGCCTACATTGAATCGGGCATGGCCAAGACGATTTTAGTGATTGGGGCAGAGAAGCTGAGCGCCATCACTGACTTTACCGATCGAAGCACCTGTGTGCTCTTTGGCGATGGAGCAGGAGCCGCGATTATTGGGGTGACAGACTCCAAAGAAGAGGCGATTCTAGATGTCAATATTGCAGCCAATGGCAAATATCAAGACTTCCTGATGACACCTGGCTGTGGAAGTCGCCATCCCGCTTCCCAAGAGGTGATCGACCAGCGATTGCAGTTCATGAAGATGAAAGGCAATGAGACCTTTAAGTTGGCGGTTAAGACCCTCTCTAATGATGTCAAAGAGATTTTGGAGCGCAATCATCTCACCTCCAAAGAGATTCACCACTTTATCCCTCATCAAGCCAACTATCGTATTATTAAAGCAGTGGGTGATCTTTTGGATTTCACGCCCGAGCAGATCGCTATCACAGTGGATCGCTTCGGAAACACTTCCGCCGCCTCGATTCCCATGGCGATGAACGCTCTTTATGAAGAGGGGCGACTCAAAAATGGAGAGAAGGTTCTTCTAGATGCTTTTGGGGGCGGGCTCACTTGGGGGTCGGCGATTCTCACCTTCTGCGGTCGCTAG
- the plsX gene encoding phosphate acyltransferase PlsX: protein MVRVAIDAMGGDFGPAPIVEGTLLALNEKDFIPFLVGNKEIIEPLIPQKYKKTLEIIDCKDFIKMEEGASSAIRRKDSSIYVATELAKEGKVDALVSAGHSGATMSLATLRIGRIEGASRPAICAIMPRQDGKQSLILDAGANVDCKPEHLYEFALMGYEYSKNVMGYENPRIGLLSNGEEESKGNELTKSAFSRLKTLKGFVGNVEGHNIFDGSTEVIVCDGFVGNIVLKTSEGVAESITTLIKNFVKVSLTGVVGALFMKNVFKKLKKRMDYAEYGGAPLLGVNGNVIICHGKSNAKAIKNAIFQALTSVDQKINENIIKAFASHPSKE from the coding sequence ATGGTAAGAGTCGCCATTGATGCCATGGGAGGGGACTTCGGTCCCGCTCCAATCGTGGAAGGAACCCTCCTTGCCTTAAATGAGAAGGATTTTATCCCTTTTTTGGTGGGCAACAAAGAGATTATCGAACCCCTTATCCCTCAAAAATACAAAAAAACATTAGAAATCATCGACTGTAAAGACTTTATCAAAATGGAGGAGGGCGCCTCTAGTGCCATTCGTCGCAAAGATAGCTCGATCTATGTAGCCACAGAGCTTGCCAAAGAGGGCAAGGTGGATGCTTTGGTCTCAGCGGGTCACAGCGGAGCCACGATGAGTCTAGCCACCCTGCGAATTGGTCGGATCGAAGGAGCTTCTAGGCCTGCAATTTGCGCCATTATGCCAAGACAAGATGGAAAACAGAGCCTGATTCTAGACGCAGGAGCGAATGTCGATTGCAAACCCGAACACCTTTATGAGTTTGCCCTCATGGGATATGAATATTCTAAGAATGTGATGGGGTATGAAAATCCAAGAATCGGTCTGTTGAGTAATGGTGAAGAAGAGAGCAAGGGCAATGAGCTCACCAAGTCTGCTTTTTCACGACTTAAAACTCTTAAAGGATTTGTGGGAAATGTCGAGGGGCATAATATCTTTGATGGCAGCACCGAGGTGATCGTGTGCGATGGTTTTGTGGGTAATATCGTCCTAAAGACCAGTGAAGGAGTGGCTGAATCAATCACTACTCTCATCAAAAATTTTGTGAAAGTCTCTCTCACGGGTGTCGTGGGGGCGCTTTTCATGAAAAATGTCTTTAAAAAACTCAAGAAGCGGATGGATTATGCAGAGTATGGCGGAGCCCCTCTTTTGGGAGTGAATGGGAATGTCATCATCTGTCATGGCAAAAGCAACGCCAAGGCGATCAAAAACGCTATTTTTCAAGCGCTCACTTCCGTTGATCAGAAGATCAATGAGAACATTATCAAGGCTTTTGCCTCTCATCCCTCCAAGGAATAG
- the rpmF gene encoding 50S ribosomal protein L32: MAVPKRRVSKTRAAKRRTHYKVTLPAPIKDKDGTWRMPHCANKFTGAYKQN, encoded by the coding sequence ATGGCAGTACCAAAGAGACGAGTCAGTAAGACAAGAGCAGCAAAAAGAAGAACTCACTACAAAGTTACCCTTCCTGCGCCCATCAAAGACAAAGATGGAACATGGAGAATGCCCCACTGCGCCAATAAGTTCACCGGAGCTTATAAACAGAACTAA
- a CDS encoding YceD family protein, which yields MNLFQVDAKLRGEIELICDRSGEEYTQKLDEELNLKVSDGLYTPGSEEEDFDVMEFFGGQLDMEELLASELESIRLSYHVKEDSAP from the coding sequence GTGAACTTGTTCCAAGTGGATGCTAAGCTTCGCGGCGAAATTGAGCTGATTTGCGACAGAAGCGGCGAAGAGTACACCCAAAAGCTCGACGAAGAGCTTAATCTTAAAGTCTCTGATGGCCTCTACACCCCAGGGTCTGAAGAGGAAGATTTCGATGTAATGGAATTTTTTGGCGGGCAGCTTGATATGGAGGAACTTCTAGCGAGCGAGCTAGAATCGATCCGCCTAAGCTATCATGTCAAGGAAGATTCCGCCCCCTAA
- the ndk gene encoding nucleoside-diphosphate kinase, with the protein MEQTLSIIKPDAVAKNVVGKIIDRFESNGLKVAAAKRLQLSRADAEQFYAVHKERPFFKDLVDFMVSGPVVAMVLEGENAVLKNRDLMGATDPKKAAPGTIRADFADSIDANAVHGSDSLENAKIEIAFFFSGREIN; encoded by the coding sequence ATGGAACAAACTCTTTCAATTATTAAGCCTGATGCAGTAGCCAAGAATGTTGTCGGAAAGATCATTGATCGATTCGAGAGTAATGGTCTTAAAGTCGCTGCCGCTAAACGCCTTCAGCTTAGTCGAGCCGATGCGGAGCAGTTTTATGCCGTTCACAAAGAGCGCCCCTTTTTTAAAGATCTTGTTGATTTCATGGTGAGCGGTCCCGTGGTAGCGATGGTGCTTGAGGGCGAAAATGCCGTCTTGAAGAATCGAGACCTCATGGGTGCAACCGATCCCAAGAAAGCAGCGCCTGGAACGATTCGAGCGGATTTTGCCGATAGCATTGATGCCAATGCGGTGCATGGTAGCGATTCTTTGGAGAATGCCAAGATCGAAATCGCCTTTTTCTTCTCTGGCAGGGAGATCAACTAA
- a CDS encoding DUF362 domain-containing protein yields the protein MAVKITDICIACGACIDECPVEAIVDDDDNPQGNGIYYVYPDKCVECVGHHDEPACASACPTEGCIVWSECVGDQPCRSEVDASKRNGKVACVN from the coding sequence ATGGCTGTGAAAATCACTGATATCTGTATCGCCTGTGGAGCCTGTATTGATGAGTGCCCCGTTGAAGCGATCGTGGATGATGACGATAACCCTCAGGGTAACGGAATCTATTATGTTTACCCTGATAAGTGCGTAGAGTGCGTTGGTCATCATGATGAGCCTGCTTGTGCGAGTGCTTGTCCGACTGAGGGGTGCATTGTTTGGAGTGAGTGTGTTGGGGATCAACCCTGTCGAAGCGAAGTTGATGCATCTAAGCGAAACGGTAAAGTCGCTTGCGTCAACTAA
- the metK gene encoding methionine adenosyltransferase produces the protein MRKEFLFTSESVTEGHPDKMADQISDAILDYIIERDPKARVACETLLSNGFCVIAGELKTTTYAPMQEIAREVIREIGYTDALYGFDYRSAGILNGVGEQSPDINQGVDREDGEIGAGDQGLMFGYACRETETLMPLPIFLSHKITEGLAKARKDGTLPFLRPDGKSQVTVRYVDGKPVGIDTIVVSTQHAPDVSQERLRDAVIEEIVYKVLPKEYLGDDIRFFVNPTGKFVIGGPQGDAGLTGRKIIVDSYGGSCPHGGGAFSGKDPSKVDRSGAYAARYVAKNLVASGVCDKATIQIAYAIGVVEPVSILVDTHGTGKVEDDQLETCVRQLFRLTPKGIIESLDLLRPIYKKTASYGHFGRELPEFSWEKTDKAELIKNYFNLK, from the coding sequence ATGAGAAAAGAGTTTCTCTTCACATCCGAATCTGTAACCGAAGGTCACCCTGATAAGATGGCTGATCAGATTAGTGATGCGATTCTAGATTATATTATTGAGCGTGACCCTAAGGCGCGCGTCGCGTGCGAGACACTCCTCTCTAATGGTTTTTGTGTGATCGCAGGAGAGCTTAAGACCACCACCTATGCTCCTATGCAAGAGATCGCTCGTGAGGTGATTCGAGAGATTGGCTACACCGATGCCCTCTATGGTTTTGACTATCGAAGTGCAGGGATTTTAAATGGAGTGGGCGAGCAGAGTCCTGATATTAACCAAGGCGTGGATCGAGAAGATGGCGAGATTGGCGCGGGTGATCAAGGACTCATGTTTGGCTATGCGTGCCGCGAAACGGAGACCCTTATGCCGCTTCCCATCTTCCTCTCCCACAAGATCACCGAAGGATTGGCCAAGGCAAGAAAAGATGGAACCTTGCCCTTCCTCCGTCCTGATGGCAAATCTCAGGTCACGGTTCGATATGTCGATGGCAAGCCTGTAGGAATCGACACCATTGTTGTCTCCACGCAACACGCTCCTGATGTCTCCCAAGAGCGCTTGAGGGATGCTGTGATTGAAGAGATCGTCTATAAAGTACTGCCCAAAGAGTATCTTGGAGACGACATTCGATTTTTTGTTAATCCTACAGGCAAGTTTGTCATTGGAGGTCCTCAAGGAGATGCGGGACTCACAGGGCGGAAGATCATTGTCGATTCTTATGGGGGTAGTTGTCCTCATGGGGGCGGGGCGTTCTCAGGCAAAGATCCCAGCAAGGTGGATCGAAGTGGGGCGTATGCGGCACGATATGTGGCTAAAAATCTTGTGGCCTCAGGTGTGTGCGACAAAGCAACCATTCAGATTGCTTATGCGATTGGAGTGGTGGAGCCTGTTTCGATTTTGGTGGACACTCATGGGACAGGAAAGGTGGAAGATGACCAGTTGGAAACATGCGTACGCCAGCTCTTCCGCCTCACTCCTAAAGGAATCATTGAGAGTCTTGATCTCTTGCGTCCTATCTATAAAAAGACCGCAAGTTATGGCCACTTTGGTCGAGAACTCCCTGAATTTTCATGGGAAAAGACGGATAAGGCGGAGTTGATTAAAAACTATTTTAATCTAAAATAG
- a CDS encoding peroxiredoxin produces MLVTNKAPNFVATAVLGNNEIVSDFELYKNFGKSGTVVFFYPLDFTFVCPSEIIAFDKRLEEFQARGINVIGVSVDSQFSHFAWKNTAVKEGGIGQVRFPLVADLTKQIARDFDVLFNESVALRGSFLIDKDGTVRHAVINDLPLGRNIDEMIRMVDTMLFVNEHGEVCPAGWQKGDEGMKADTKGVAEYLAKNSEKL; encoded by the coding sequence ATGTTGGTCACCAACAAAGCCCCCAATTTTGTCGCCACAGCCGTCCTAGGAAACAATGAGATCGTTAGCGATTTCGAGCTCTACAAGAACTTTGGTAAAAGCGGAACCGTTGTCTTCTTCTATCCCCTTGATTTCACCTTTGTCTGCCCCTCTGAGATCATTGCGTTTGATAAGCGCCTTGAGGAGTTCCAAGCTAGAGGAATCAATGTGATTGGCGTCTCTGTCGATTCTCAGTTTAGCCACTTTGCGTGGAAAAACACGGCCGTCAAAGAGGGCGGAATCGGACAGGTTCGATTTCCTCTTGTAGCCGACCTCACCAAGCAGATCGCTAGAGATTTTGATGTACTCTTCAACGAATCTGTCGCTCTTAGGGGCTCTTTCTTGATTGACAAAGATGGAACCGTAAGACACGCCGTCATCAATGATCTTCCCCTTGGTCGAAACATTGATGAGATGATTCGTATGGTGGACACCATGCTATTTGTCAATGAGCATGGCGAAGTCTGCCCCGCAGGATGGCAGAAAGGGGATGAGGGAATGAAGGCTGACACCAAAGGTGTCGCTGAGTATCTCGCCAAAAACTCCGAGAAGCTCTAG
- the dxs gene encoding 1-deoxy-D-xylulose-5-phosphate synthase, whose protein sequence is MNLKGKTLKELEEVSLSIRERILEVVSHNGGHLSSTLGAVELIVGMHAVFDSSRDPFIFDVSHQAYAHKLLTGRWEEFATLRQFEGVSGFTKPSESEHDYFIAGHSSTSISLAVGAAKAISLSLEKNRMPVVLIGDGSMSAGLCYEALNELGDRKYPMVILLNDNEMSIAEPIGAISKYLSQAIAGRFFQSIKGKVEKLLAHLPEGASYMAKRFEESLKLITPGILFEELGLEYIGPIDGHNLKEIIETLRIAKAMNKPVIIHAQTLKGKGYKIAEGPREHWHGVGPFDLSSGEPLKKPCSSSPTDIFSRTLLELAKEDEKVVGVTAAMPSGTGLSALVHEFPNRFWDVAIAEQHAVTSMAALAKEGYKPFVAIYSTFLQRAYDQIIHDVGIMKLPVKFAIDRGGIVGEDGETHQGILDIGYLRLIPHMTLMAPRSNESLKEAVKFAKDFSLGPIAFRYPRKSFVLQEGIFSESPFLYGKAERLMEGKDEVLFVGFGNGVGRAYEVSKVMASEYEVGLVDLRFVKPLDHETLWELSKEYRYWLVFSDASKVGGVASALLEWKAEVGAEVEILSMELEDEYIQHGKVEQVEEEIGFDVKGLSQKVRERLERIANSQRLLV, encoded by the coding sequence ATGAATCTCAAAGGTAAAACCCTCAAGGAGCTAGAGGAGGTCTCTTTAAGCATTAGAGAGAGAATCCTTGAGGTGGTCTCCCACAATGGGGGGCATCTGAGTTCAACCTTGGGGGCGGTAGAGCTGATTGTGGGGATGCACGCCGTCTTTGATTCTTCTAGGGATCCTTTCATTTTTGATGTAAGCCATCAAGCTTACGCTCACAAGCTTCTCACGGGGCGATGGGAGGAGTTTGCCACACTTCGTCAATTCGAGGGGGTGAGCGGGTTCACCAAGCCAAGCGAGAGCGAGCATGACTACTTCATCGCGGGACACAGCTCGACCTCTATCTCTCTCGCCGTCGGTGCGGCCAAGGCGATTTCACTCTCCTTGGAGAAGAATCGAATGCCCGTGGTGCTCATCGGGGATGGCTCCATGAGTGCGGGACTTTGTTATGAGGCGCTCAATGAGCTTGGCGATCGAAAATATCCGATGGTGATTTTGCTCAACGACAATGAGATGAGTATCGCTGAGCCTATTGGTGCGATTAGCAAATACCTTTCTCAGGCGATTGCGGGGAGATTCTTTCAATCCATTAAAGGCAAAGTAGAGAAGCTTCTCGCCCATCTTCCTGAGGGGGCGAGCTATATGGCCAAACGCTTTGAGGAGTCACTCAAGCTCATCACGCCCGGAATCCTCTTTGAGGAGCTGGGGCTAGAGTATATTGGCCCCATTGATGGGCACAATCTCAAAGAGATTATCGAGACGCTTAGAATCGCCAAGGCAATGAACAAGCCCGTCATCATTCATGCTCAAACCCTCAAAGGCAAGGGGTATAAGATCGCCGAGGGGCCCAGGGAGCATTGGCATGGGGTGGGTCCTTTTGATCTCTCTAGCGGAGAGCCACTCAAAAAGCCCTGTAGCAGCTCTCCTACTGATATTTTCTCTAGAACACTTTTGGAGCTCGCTAAAGAGGATGAGAAGGTGGTCGGGGTGACGGCGGCCATGCCAAGTGGAACGGGTTTGAGTGCGCTTGTCCATGAATTTCCCAATCGTTTTTGGGATGTAGCGATTGCCGAACAACATGCCGTCACCTCAATGGCTGCTTTGGCCAAAGAGGGCTACAAACCCTTTGTAGCGATCTATTCGACCTTTTTGCAAAGGGCTTATGATCAGATTATTCATGATGTCGGAATCATGAAGCTTCCTGTGAAATTTGCGATTGATCGCGGAGGAATCGTGGGAGAGGATGGAGAGACCCACCAAGGGATTTTAGATATTGGCTATCTGCGGCTTATTCCCCATATGACTCTCATGGCGCCCCGTAGCAATGAATCGCTTAAAGAGGCGGTGAAGTTTGCTAAGGATTTCTCTCTAGGCCCCATCGCCTTTCGCTACCCTCGAAAGAGCTTTGTTTTGCAAGAGGGAATTTTTAGCGAATCTCCTTTTCTCTATGGCAAGGCCGAAAGGCTTATGGAAGGAAAAGATGAGGTGCTTTTTGTGGGATTTGGAAATGGCGTGGGGCGTGCCTATGAGGTCTCTAAAGTGATGGCTTCAGAATATGAGGTGGGATTGGTCGATTTGCGCTTTGTCAAGCCTCTTGACCATGAGACGCTTTGGGAACTCTCTAAAGAGTATCGCTATTGGCTTGTCTTCAGCGATGCCTCTAAAGTGGGGGGAGTGGCTTCAGCCCTTTTGGAGTGGAAAGCCGAAGTGGGGGCTGAAGTGGAGATTCTCTCAATGGAATTAGAGGATGAGTATATTCAGCATGGCAAGGTGGAGCAGGTGGAGGAGGAGATTGGTTTTGATGTGAAAGGTCTGAGCCAAAAAGTGAGAGAGAGATTGGAGAGGATAGCCAACAGCCAAAGGCTGTTGGTCTAG
- the fliH gene encoding flagellar assembly protein FliH, which translates to MNNYQQENVISTQGQSRHNIKRYEFKVLDSLAKEEPQESFEPLSSLPLDSHIPQENLPPSPSTPPTPPTPSIPASLIENELIERLLQKSDELAGSLAKMQMQLDKQQKEMDSLIKEAREEARALGIKEGQEQARAAMQEEVEEQKRALIASIELLEGTSKEMEKQIGSLERELSAIAVDIAKEVIVKEVSEKSAEVAHALAKNLLDSLKEATKVLLKLNPQDYALLVKHFEGEERIKIQPDKAIAKGGVVIISDNGNLDGTILSRFQTLKKSILENLADRREE; encoded by the coding sequence TTGAATAACTATCAACAGGAGAACGTTATCTCCACGCAAGGACAAAGTCGGCACAACATCAAGCGCTACGAGTTTAAAGTGCTCGATTCTTTAGCCAAAGAGGAGCCTCAAGAGTCATTTGAACCCCTCTCCTCTTTGCCCTTAGATTCTCATATACCCCAAGAGAATCTTCCCCCCTCGCCCTCTACTCCCCCTACCCCCCCTACCCCTTCAATTCCTGCAAGCCTCATTGAAAATGAGCTCATCGAGCGACTTTTGCAAAAGAGTGATGAGCTGGCAGGCTCTTTAGCCAAGATGCAGATGCAATTAGATAAACAGCAAAAAGAGATGGATTCTCTGATCAAAGAGGCAAGAGAAGAGGCGAGGGCTCTTGGAATCAAGGAGGGGCAAGAGCAGGCAAGAGCAGCCATGCAGGAGGAGGTGGAGGAGCAAAAGCGTGCACTCATTGCCTCAATCGAACTCTTGGAGGGCACCTCTAAAGAGATGGAGAAGCAGATTGGTTCTTTGGAGCGTGAGCTGAGTGCGATCGCAGTGGATATTGCCAAAGAGGTGATTGTCAAAGAGGTCTCTGAAAAAAGTGCGGAGGTGGCGCACGCGCTGGCGAAGAATTTGCTCGATTCCCTCAAAGAGGCCACCAAAGTGCTGCTTAAGCTCAATCCTCAAGACTACGCCCTCTTGGTGAAGCACTTTGAGGGAGAGGAGCGAATCAAAATTCAGCCTGATAAAGCCATTGCCAAAGGCGGGGTGGTTATAATCAGCGATAATGGCAATCTAGATGGGACGATTCTTTCAAGATTCCAAACGCTTAAGAAGTCGATTCTAGAAAATTTAGCCGATCGGAGAGAAGAATGA
- the fliG gene encoding flagellar motor switch protein FliG, whose protein sequence is MNLGPRQQAQYDELSMAEKVAILLIQMGDEITGEIFSHLDLDSITEISKYIAQSNGVDKAIATAILEEFYAIFQSNQYISTGGFEYAKEILYRVLGPEEAKKVLDKLAKSMQSAQNFSYLSRVRPQQLADFIINEHPQTIALILAHMDPSSAAETLGYFTDDLRAEIAIRMANLGDISPNVVKRVSTVLENKLESLTSYKVEVGGPRAVAEVFNRLGQKAAKATIAYIEQIDEQLANAIKEMMFTFEDIEKLDNNAIREILKVADKKELTLALKSAPEELKQKFISNMSQRAGEQFMEEMQFLGAVKVKDVESAQRKIVETVQSLAEQGVIQIGEEEDMVE, encoded by the coding sequence ATGAATCTAGGACCACGACAGCAGGCACAGTATGATGAGCTTAGTATGGCGGAGAAGGTCGCCATCTTGCTCATTCAGATGGGAGATGAGATCACGGGTGAGATATTTTCTCACCTCGATCTTGATTCCATCACTGAAATCTCTAAATATATCGCTCAAAGCAATGGCGTGGACAAGGCAATTGCCACTGCGATTTTAGAAGAGTTTTATGCCATCTTCCAGTCTAATCAATACATCAGCACAGGCGGCTTTGAGTATGCCAAAGAGATTCTCTATCGCGTTCTTGGTCCTGAGGAGGCGAAAAAGGTTCTAGATAAGCTCGCCAAGTCGATGCAGTCAGCGCAAAACTTCTCCTATCTCTCTAGGGTGCGACCCCAGCAGCTCGCTGACTTCATTATCAACGAACATCCCCAAACCATTGCCCTCATTCTTGCTCATATGGATCCTAGCAGTGCGGCTGAGACATTGGGGTATTTCACGGATGATTTGAGGGCGGAGATTGCGATTCGTATGGCCAATCTTGGCGATATTTCACCCAATGTGGTCAAGCGCGTCTCCACTGTTTTGGAGAATAAACTCGAATCGCTCACTAGCTACAAGGTCGAGGTGGGTGGCCCAAGAGCGGTCGCTGAGGTCTTCAACCGCCTAGGCCAAAAAGCAGCCAAGGCAACGATCGCCTACATTGAGCAGATTGATGAGCAGCTAGCCAACGCCATCAAAGAGATGATGTTCACCTTTGAAGATATTGAGAAGCTTGACAACAACGCGATTCGAGAGATTCTCAAAGTCGCAGACAAAAAAGAGCTCACGCTGGCGCTTAAGTCAGCTCCTGAGGAGCTCAAGCAGAAGTTCATCTCCAATATGTCGCAACGTGCGGGCGAACAGTTTATGGAGGAGATGCAGTTCTTGGGTGCAGTGAAGGTCAAAGATGTCGAATCGGCACAGCGAAAAATTGTCGAGACCGTCCAGTCGCTTGCGGAGCAGGGCGTGATCCAAATCGGCGAAGAAGAGGATATGGTTGAATAA